The Candidatus Zixiibacteriota bacterium genome contains a region encoding:
- the yidC gene encoding membrane protein insertase YidC translates to MDKKTLPLIILLVAIILFYYPILEFLGLYTPTEPVPQSDQTQVVTDSIAATQAGRQAQEQTPQPLAETGELVPILSQSTDLDTIGVDTIVISTNKYSVLLTSYGGGPISMKLLEHHYRNGEPIEMMPEADLAGPDAVFAGGTFSSATLHYGCNLTPGQYDATHDTLEVVYAFVSPDGGVMRKRYHFYPDAYHYGFALEVEDREKLGFERQYALIWNTPLGTTEQQLDKDYGAMQAVAMQSGSREALDDFEGDTLNQSLEGYTTWVGVRSLYFTAIMIPQGRQADLALGYGSKRQISTPDGNVEQKRITAGLVMPFAGVSGFVDSFTVYVGPMDYMLMWDYDVDLEAMLDVGTAPFFGMILRPFAIAIMYLLPKLYDVIPNYGLVIILFALIVKIITLPLSMKQFKSMQAMKDLAPQIEALKKKHKKDAQALQRETMKMYKTHGVNPMSGCLVMLPQMPLMIAMFRVFQATILLRAAPFVGFVDDLSRGASGFTDPYIILVIFMVITQFISSKLTMASSQQQQKALMYIFPLMMGFLLYSLPSGLILYWTVFSLMSLLDWFLFKRNKLKNVEVQTS, encoded by the coding sequence TTGGACAAGAAAACACTACCGCTGATCATCCTGCTGGTCGCAATTATTCTGTTTTACTACCCGATCTTGGAATTCCTCGGGTTGTATACACCAACAGAGCCGGTTCCACAATCGGACCAAACACAAGTAGTTACCGACTCCATTGCCGCTACCCAGGCCGGTCGGCAGGCACAGGAGCAGACGCCCCAACCATTGGCAGAGACGGGCGAGCTGGTCCCGATCCTGTCTCAATCCACTGATCTGGACACGATTGGGGTTGATACGATTGTAATCTCCACCAATAAGTACTCGGTGCTGCTTACCAGTTACGGTGGGGGACCAATTTCGATGAAGCTTCTGGAGCACCACTACCGTAACGGCGAGCCCATTGAGATGATGCCTGAGGCGGATCTCGCTGGTCCGGATGCTGTCTTTGCCGGTGGGACATTTTCTTCAGCAACACTACATTATGGTTGCAATCTGACACCGGGACAGTACGATGCGACTCATGACACTCTGGAGGTTGTGTATGCTTTTGTGTCACCCGATGGCGGAGTCATGCGGAAGCGGTATCACTTCTATCCCGACGCCTATCATTACGGCTTTGCCCTTGAAGTAGAAGATCGCGAGAAGTTGGGGTTTGAACGTCAGTACGCGTTGATTTGGAATACGCCACTGGGAACTACCGAGCAGCAGCTCGACAAAGATTACGGTGCTATGCAAGCGGTCGCAATGCAGTCAGGATCGCGAGAGGCACTCGATGACTTCGAGGGTGACACGCTTAATCAGTCGCTCGAAGGCTACACGACTTGGGTTGGCGTGCGATCGTTGTATTTCACGGCCATAATGATTCCGCAGGGGCGTCAAGCTGATCTCGCCTTGGGCTATGGCAGCAAGCGCCAGATTTCAACTCCCGACGGCAATGTCGAACAGAAGCGTATCACCGCCGGATTGGTTATGCCGTTCGCCGGTGTTAGTGGGTTTGTGGATAGCTTCACTGTCTATGTGGGGCCGATGGATTACATGTTAATGTGGGACTACGATGTTGACCTGGAAGCGATGCTCGACGTTGGCACCGCTCCTTTCTTTGGCATGATCCTCCGACCGTTCGCTATCGCCATCATGTACCTGTTACCGAAACTGTACGACGTTATCCCCAACTATGGGCTGGTGATTATTCTTTTCGCTCTCATTGTGAAGATCATCACACTACCGCTCTCAATGAAACAATTCAAGTCGATGCAGGCCATGAAGGACCTGGCACCTCAAATAGAAGCGCTTAAGAAAAAGCACAAGAAGGACGCTCAGGCACTGCAGCGCGAAACGATGAAGATGTACAAGACGCATGGTGTCAATCCGATGTCAGGCTGTCTCGTGATGCTGCCGCAGATGCCTCTTATGATAGCTATGTTCCGAGTTTTCCAAGCGACGATCTTACTTCGAGCGGCACCGTTTGTTGGCTTTGTGGATGATCTGTCGCGCGGTGCTTCCGGCTTTACCGATCCGTATATCATCCTGGTGATTTTCATGGTCATCACGCAGTTCATTTCGTCCAAATTGACTATGGCCTCCAGCCAGCAGCAACAGAAAGCTCTGATGTATATCTTTCCTCTGATGATGGGCTTCCTGTTGTACAGTCTGCCGTCGGGATTGATTCTTTATTGGACTGTATTCTCGCTAATGTCACTGTTGGACTGGTTCCTTTTCAAGCGAAACAAGTTGAAGAATGTTGAGGTCCAAACGTCCTGA
- the mnmE gene encoding tRNA uridine-5-carboxymethylaminomethyl(34) synthesis GTPase MnmE gives MLRSKRPEDKESGARGSISPDTIAAIITPPGEGGIAAVRLAGTRSVDLLEKHFRPITKSAPKPFLMRLGHFLDPDGVTIDEVTAVYMPQGKSYTGQEQVEIFCHGGRMVVELILNELLASGARVAEPGEFTKLAFLAGRIDLTQAEGVASVISANTSLSHTVAREHLLGAYTAEIGALREQITSLMAEFEASIDFAEDIEPAGMDCTVESLNALRERLTGLVKTYVAGRLLKEGYKVAIAGAPNAGKSSLFNRLLRRRRALVTRTAGTTRDYLSEWLDVGGFPVNLIDTAGLRSGGGQIEQASHKAARKVIDSADLILWVVDLSRRDWKQSLKEFTGHLASNRIIMIGNKIDLIHKVPRILPPLTMENTLCVSCQTGKGLKALKKAILTRMQLRMPDLTSGLVVTSARHRQKLDLAATALKSATEQVRQGESPEIVAFTLHQAITPLDEITGRIYNEEILGEIFSRFCVGK, from the coding sequence ATGTTGAGGTCCAAACGTCCTGAGGACAAAGAAAGTGGCGCTCGCGGGAGCATCTCTCCCGATACTATTGCAGCCATAATCACGCCTCCCGGCGAGGGTGGCATCGCCGCGGTGCGTCTGGCCGGCACGCGGAGTGTGGATTTGCTGGAAAAGCACTTCCGGCCCATCACTAAGAGTGCTCCCAAGCCGTTCCTGATGCGCTTGGGACATTTTCTCGACCCGGATGGTGTGACAATTGACGAAGTAACAGCGGTTTATATGCCACAGGGGAAATCTTACACGGGTCAGGAGCAGGTTGAGATATTCTGTCACGGTGGCCGGATGGTCGTTGAGCTTATCCTGAACGAGTTACTGGCCTCCGGAGCACGGGTGGCTGAACCAGGCGAGTTCACCAAACTAGCCTTTTTAGCTGGCCGCATTGATCTTACCCAGGCAGAGGGAGTGGCAAGCGTCATAAGCGCCAACACCAGTCTATCGCATACGGTGGCACGGGAGCACCTTCTCGGAGCATATACAGCTGAAATTGGCGCCCTTCGGGAGCAGATTACTTCCCTGATGGCCGAATTTGAGGCTTCGATTGACTTCGCTGAGGATATCGAGCCAGCAGGCATGGATTGTACCGTGGAATCTCTGAACGCTCTGCGAGAGAGATTGACAGGTCTTGTGAAAACATATGTGGCAGGAAGGCTACTGAAAGAAGGCTATAAAGTGGCTATAGCTGGAGCGCCTAATGCTGGCAAATCGTCCCTATTTAATCGTCTTTTGCGGCGAAGGCGAGCACTTGTAACCAGGACAGCCGGAACTACGCGCGATTATCTTTCTGAGTGGCTTGATGTTGGTGGTTTTCCGGTAAATCTGATCGACACTGCCGGACTTCGCAGTGGCGGTGGTCAGATTGAACAAGCCAGCCATAAGGCAGCTCGGAAAGTGATAGACTCGGCCGATTTGATACTGTGGGTAGTTGATCTATCACGTCGGGATTGGAAACAAAGCCTGAAAGAATTCACCGGCCATCTCGCAAGTAACCGTATCATAATGATAGGTAACAAGATAGACCTAATTCATAAGGTGCCACGGATACTGCCACCGCTTACCATGGAGAACACACTCTGTGTGTCATGTCAGACCGGCAAGGGGTTGAAAGCACTCAAGAAAGCTATTCTTACACGAATGCAGCTTCGTATGCCTGATTTGACTTCGGGACTGGTGGTCACATCAGCTCGACATCGACAGAAACTAGATCTGGCTGCAACGGCGCTCAAATCAGCGACGGAGCAAGTCAGACAGGGTGAGTCGCCGGAGATTGTGGCCTTTACCTTGCACCAGGCAATCACCCCCCTGGACGAGATCACCGGCAGAATATATAATGAGGAAATCCTCGGTGAGATATTTTCTAGGTTCTGCGTTGGCAAATGA
- the mnmG gene encoding tRNA uridine-5-carboxymethylaminomethyl(34) synthesis enzyme MnmG, which translates to MIGEWKLRTADFDIVIVGGGHAGVEAALVASRMGRQVAIVSMDKSKLALMSCNPAVGGVGKSQLVTEIDALGGLIGEAADATGIQFRRLNLSRGPAVWSTRIQVDRIAYNRFVVDRIKQDSRITIIEGLVGKIVTRDETAVGVVFEDGHEVAAKAIVVCSGTFLGGLIHIGEKQIQSGRMGEPGAYALTDSLKSLGFEIGRLKTGTPPRLDGDTIDLSQCTVQLGEAPAPLFSHRSRNRDLEQACCHLTYTTAHTKEIVSRNRTLSPMFSGQIHSTGPRYCPSIEDKFYRFADKDRHQIFLEPEGNGTNEIYPNGFSTALPEDVQREAIRTITGLSEVRLTQPGYAIEYDYCPAHQIRPTMETRRIARLYLAGQINGTSGYEEAAAQGLLAGINAVLSIEGESPFVPDRSEAYLGVMIDDLTTRSTTEPYRMFTSRAEYRLALREDNARDRLCKYAEQYSLVPAQESDVFRALQRETESCIESLKKKRVRVADLGEYGHRFQRTTNISLENLLKQPNVPLDSALDLLEKLDGDVSVNREVLKRATIFIRYSGYIDKQQREIDKFKKAEAVVIPDDFNYDEVPGLKTEARQKFIRYRPDSLGQASRIEGITPGDVAILSIFVFRQKEGT; encoded by the coding sequence ATGATTGGAGAATGGAAACTGAGAACTGCTGACTTTGACATAGTGATTGTTGGCGGAGGGCACGCTGGTGTGGAGGCTGCTCTCGTCGCCTCACGGATGGGGCGACAAGTCGCTATTGTTAGCATGGATAAATCCAAATTGGCATTAATGTCCTGCAATCCAGCTGTTGGTGGTGTAGGTAAGTCACAATTGGTCACAGAGATAGATGCACTTGGGGGGCTTATTGGTGAAGCTGCCGATGCTACTGGTATTCAATTCCGCAGGCTCAACCTGTCGCGCGGCCCGGCTGTCTGGTCCACCCGCATTCAGGTTGATCGCATCGCTTACAATCGGTTCGTGGTCGATAGAATTAAGCAGGACAGCCGTATCACAATTATCGAGGGGCTTGTAGGCAAGATTGTAACGCGGGACGAAACTGCGGTAGGAGTAGTATTCGAAGACGGTCACGAGGTGGCTGCGAAGGCGATAGTAGTCTGCTCCGGTACGTTTTTAGGAGGGTTGATTCACATTGGGGAGAAACAGATCCAGTCCGGACGGATGGGAGAACCAGGTGCTTACGCCCTGACAGATTCGCTGAAGTCACTCGGTTTTGAAATCGGAAGACTGAAAACAGGTACGCCCCCGCGACTTGATGGTGATACTATTGATTTGTCCCAATGTACGGTCCAGTTAGGCGAGGCTCCCGCGCCACTTTTTTCTCATCGCTCACGCAACAGAGACCTCGAACAAGCATGCTGTCATCTGACTTATACGACAGCCCATACCAAAGAGATCGTCAGCCGCAACAGAACGCTGTCGCCCATGTTTTCGGGACAGATACATTCCACCGGTCCCAGGTACTGTCCATCAATCGAGGATAAGTTTTACCGTTTTGCAGACAAGGACCGCCACCAAATCTTCCTCGAACCTGAAGGAAACGGTACTAACGAGATATACCCCAACGGTTTCTCTACGGCCCTTCCGGAGGATGTACAGCGAGAAGCGATAAGAACTATTACCGGGCTGAGCGAAGTCCGCCTGACCCAACCGGGGTATGCTATCGAGTATGACTATTGTCCAGCTCACCAGATCAGACCTACTATGGAGACGCGTCGGATTGCTCGTCTCTATCTGGCGGGTCAGATAAATGGGACATCCGGCTATGAAGAGGCGGCAGCTCAGGGACTTTTGGCAGGTATCAACGCGGTGCTAAGTATTGAGGGTGAATCACCCTTCGTACCGGACCGGTCGGAGGCTTATCTTGGGGTGATGATCGATGACCTGACTACTCGATCGACAACTGAGCCGTACCGCATGTTCACTTCGCGCGCCGAGTATCGTCTGGCACTCAGGGAAGATAATGCCCGTGACCGACTTTGTAAGTATGCTGAGCAGTATAGCTTAGTCCCTGCTCAGGAATCAGACGTGTTCCGAGCGCTGCAACGCGAGACGGAATCTTGTATCGAGTCTCTCAAGAAAAAGCGTGTGCGTGTTGCTGACCTTGGCGAGTATGGCCACCGCTTTCAAAGAACGACTAATATAAGCCTAGAGAATCTGCTCAAACAGCCCAATGTTCCTCTCGATAGCGCGCTGGACCTATTGGAGAAGCTCGATGGAGATGTTAGTGTGAATCGGGAGGTGCTTAAACGGGCAACGATATTCATTCGCTACTCCGGCTACATAGATAAACAACAGCGCGAGATTGACAAGTTCAAGAAAGCCGAGGCGGTGGTTATCCCCGACGATTTCAACTATGATGAAGTACCAGGACTGAAGACGGAGGCACGACAGAAGTTCATCCGTTATCGTCCCGACTCTCTAGGCCAGGCCAGTAGAATAGAAGGCATCACACCCGGTGATGTGGCTATCCTATCGATTTTCGTTTTTCGCCAGAAAGAAGGAACCTGA
- a CDS encoding class I SAM-dependent methyltransferase, giving the protein MSDATVPCRYVTNELLSRLDPSCRLEEFFALLTKENERVNLVSRETIGSGLPQLAAESLVPLESVDRDSFERYLDIGSGGGFPSIPILLTSEITQTTLVERTQKKATALKRMSDAMNLNVHIAPVTLEDLPQSDVRYDLITMRLVRLTPRLLRRIIPRLSPGGVFIYYAQSDLVVPDDSVTSRVESFQDEQERIKNVTLYCRKV; this is encoded by the coding sequence ATGAGTGATGCGACCGTTCCCTGCCGCTATGTGACGAACGAGCTGCTCTCCCGTCTCGATCCATCCTGTCGACTCGAAGAATTCTTCGCGCTCCTCACCAAGGAAAACGAACGAGTCAACCTTGTTTCACGTGAAACAATCGGAAGTGGACTCCCTCAGTTGGCGGCCGAGTCTCTTGTTCCACTTGAATCGGTCGACAGAGATTCGTTCGAGCGCTATCTTGATATCGGTTCTGGTGGCGGGTTCCCTTCAATACCAATCCTGCTCACTTCTGAGATCACACAGACTACGCTCGTTGAACGCACTCAGAAGAAAGCCACTGCTTTAAAGCGCATGTCTGATGCGATGAACCTGAATGTCCATATCGCTCCGGTTACTCTCGAAGACCTTCCACAGTCCGATGTGCGCTACGATCTGATTACCATGCGATTGGTCCGCCTGACACCCCGTCTGTTGCGCCGCATCATTCCCCGACTATCGCCAGGTGGAGTGTTTATTTATTACGCGCAGTCCGATCTTGTCGTACCAGACGATTCGGTCACATCCAGAGTCGAAAGCTTCCAAGATGAGCAGGAACGAATCAAAAACGTCACTCTCTACTGCCGGAAGGTTTAG